The Myxocyprinus asiaticus isolate MX2 ecotype Aquarium Trade chromosome 31, UBuf_Myxa_2, whole genome shotgun sequence genome has a segment encoding these proteins:
- the sptssb gene encoding serine palmitoyltransferase small subunit B: protein MDMKSMKEYVCWLYYQYLLISGIYVLEPWEQSIFNTVLFTMLTMVFYTSYVFVPIHMRLALEFFLGLVGGQPESAVALMN, encoded by the coding sequence ATGGACATGAAGAGCATGAAGGAGTACGTGTGTTGGTTGTACTATCAGTATCTGCTCATCTCGGGCATCTATGTGCTGGAGCCCTGGGAACAGTCCATCTTCAACACCGTGCTGTTTACCATGCTGACCATGGTCTTTTATACCTCTTACGTGTTTGTGCCCATTCACATGCGGCTGGCGCTGGAGTTCTTCCTGGGGCTGGTTGGAGGTCAACCGGAGAGTGCTGTGGCCCTCATGAACTGA